The following proteins are co-located in the Eleginops maclovinus isolate JMC-PN-2008 ecotype Puerto Natales chromosome 1, JC_Emac_rtc_rv5, whole genome shotgun sequence genome:
- the snx21 gene encoding sorting nexin-21 — translation MASRLLDRLKRSLFKEGQAAGPEQEAAFGQKEEEEEEFKEGSWEAELEEEEECVTDRLGGTLCFDSGGVGGGGGGEDGAEGEGSGLDSDSDFLGESMEEGLSSTDASPMAVSPAGPSASLLLTRQLQESWRSLRGLGGGSPSSAGRQLTDNLLFEVTDASVVQEGSAKYVLYTIHVIQSGGSDKTPAIITRRYSDFQRLHALLRRNHGDQMERVCFPRKKLRRNFTAETIAKRSRAFEQYLSHLCSMSVLRGALCVRQFFYLTDLQAAQLLIRVGRYQEALGPLLNAKRLQHKLGWEIYYENQSQAPPLASSHWFFTLVGLASCFQEVEQLEEARDHCDSALRVLTPAETEGRSLPLQDKPHPLTEKPDRPHPLLLPLLQAGVRMSWQTGRDKRHWEELLQEEEQRALLDNQPTIREFLVKHNLQEGEGEG, via the exons ATGGCGTCGCGGCTGCTGGACCGTCTGAAGCGCTCGCTGTTTAAAGAAGGTCAGGCGGCAGGTCCGGAGCAGGAAGCAGCATTTGgacagaaggaagaggaagaggaggagtttAAAGAGGGCAGCTGGGAGgcggagctggaggaggaagaggagtgtgtGACGGATCGGCTCGGGGGGACGCTGTGCTTCGACAGCGggggagtaggaggaggaggaggaggggaggatggagcCGAGGGCGAGGGGTCGGGGCTGGACAGTGACTCCGACTTCCTGGGAGAGTCGATGGAGGAGGGGCTCAGCAGCACAG ATGCCAGTCCTATGGCCGTGTCTCCGGCCGGCCCCTCCGCCTCCCTCCTGCTGACTCGGCAGCTTCAGGAGAGCTGGAGGTCTCTGCGAGGGCTTGGGGGAGGAAGCCCCTCCTCGGCTGGGAGGCAGCTGACGGACAACCTGCTGTTTGAGGTGACCGACGCCAGCGTGGTGCAGGAGGGCTCCGCTAAATACGTG CTGTACACCATCCACGTGATCCAGTCCGGCGGCAGCGATAAGACTCCCGCCATTATCACTCGCCGATACTCCGACTTCCAGCGGCTCCACGCCTTGCTGCGCCGTAACCACGGAGACCAGATGGAGCGCGTCTGTTTCCCTC GAAAGAAGCTACGCAGGAACTTCACGGCGGAGACAATCGCTAAGCGGAGTCGAGCGTTCGAGCAGtacctgtctcacctgtgttCCATGTCTGTCCTGCGGGGGGCGCTGTGTGTGAGACAGTTCTTCTACCTGACCGACCTGCAGGCCGCTCAGCTGCTCATCAG GGTGGGACGTTACCAGGAGGCCTTGGGTCCGCTGCTCAACGCCAAGAGACTGCAACACAAACTGGGCTGGGAGATTTACTATGAAAACCAGTCTCAGGCCCCGCCCCTGGCCTCCTCCCATTGGTTCTTCACCCTGGTCGGGCTGGCGAGCTGCTTCCAGGAagtggagcagctggaggaggcgCGGGATCACTGTGACTCCGCCCTCCGCGTCCTGACGCCCGCTGAGACTGAGGGCAGGTCCCTCCCACTCCAAGATAAGCCCCACCCGCTGACTGAAAAGCCTGACAGGCCACACCCTCTCCTGTTGCCGTTGCTACAGGCTGGGGTTCGGATGTCGTGGCAGACAGGCAGAGACAAGCGGCACTGGGAGGAGCtactgcaggaggaggagcagagggcgTTGCTCGACAACCAGCCAACCATCAGAGAGTTTCTGGTCAAACACAACCTGCAGGAGGGCGAGGGGGAGggctag